A stretch of Dietzia lutea DNA encodes these proteins:
- the sucC gene encoding ADP-forming succinate--CoA ligase subunit beta encodes MDLFEYQAKALFAKHDVPTTPGRVADTAEEAEKVAAEIGKPVVVKAQVKVGGRGKAGGVKLAEDAKEARARAEDILGLDIKGHIVKKLLVAEASDIAEEYYISFLLDRANRNYLAMCSVEGGVEIEQVAEESPDRLARINIDPTVGVDVAKAREIAKAGHLPEEVLDAAAVTIAKLYEVFINEDASLVEVNPLVRTPNDEILALDGKVTLDENAEFRHKEVFADFADAGTTDPLEQKAKENDLNYVKLDGEVGIIGNGAGLVMSTLDVVAYAGENHGGVKPANFLDIGGGASAEVMANGLDVILGDEQVKSVFVNVFGGITACDAVANGIVKALEILGDEANKPLVVRLDGNNVEEGRKILAEANHPLVTLADNMDSGADKAAELAAK; translated from the coding sequence ATGGATCTCTTTGAATACCAGGCAAAGGCTCTTTTCGCGAAGCATGACGTGCCCACCACCCCGGGGCGCGTCGCGGACACCGCGGAAGAGGCCGAGAAGGTCGCAGCCGAGATCGGCAAGCCTGTCGTCGTCAAGGCGCAGGTGAAGGTCGGCGGTCGCGGCAAGGCCGGCGGCGTCAAGCTGGCGGAGGATGCCAAGGAGGCTCGAGCCCGGGCCGAGGACATCCTGGGCCTGGACATCAAGGGCCACATCGTCAAGAAGCTGCTGGTCGCCGAGGCCAGTGACATCGCGGAGGAGTACTACATCTCCTTCCTTCTCGATCGTGCGAACCGCAACTACCTGGCCATGTGTTCGGTCGAGGGCGGCGTCGAGATCGAGCAGGTCGCCGAGGAGTCTCCGGACCGCCTCGCCAGGATCAACATCGACCCCACGGTGGGCGTCGACGTGGCCAAGGCCCGCGAGATCGCTAAGGCCGGCCACCTGCCGGAGGAGGTGCTGGACGCCGCCGCGGTGACCATCGCCAAGCTGTACGAGGTGTTCATCAATGAGGACGCCTCGCTGGTTGAGGTCAACCCGCTCGTGCGCACGCCGAACGACGAGATCCTCGCCCTCGACGGCAAGGTCACGCTGGACGAGAACGCCGAGTTCCGCCACAAGGAGGTCTTCGCCGACTTCGCCGACGCGGGCACCACGGACCCGCTCGAGCAGAAGGCCAAGGAGAACGACCTCAACTACGTCAAGCTCGACGGCGAGGTCGGCATCATCGGTAACGGTGCCGGCTTGGTCATGTCGACCCTCGACGTCGTCGCCTACGCGGGCGAGAACCACGGTGGGGTCAAGCCCGCCAACTTCCTCGACATCGGTGGCGGCGCCTCGGCCGAGGTCATGGCCAACGGTCTGGACGTCATCCTCGGTGACGAGCAGGTCAAGAGCGTGTTCGTCAACGTCTTCGGCGGCATCACCGCCTGTGACGCGGTGGCGAACGGCATCGTCAAGGCCCTGGAGATCCTGGGCGACGAGGCCAACAAGCCGCTTGTCGTGCGTCTGGACGGCAACAACGTCGAGGAGGGTCGCAAGATCCTCGCCGAGGCGAACCACCCGCTCGTCACCCTGGCCGACAACATGGACTCCGGCGCCGACAAGGCCGCCGAGTTGGCCGCCAAGTAA
- a CDS encoding TetR/AcrR family transcriptional regulator — MAGSGAGGSGVDEGGVTGAAPLTPRARAKARRRGEILAAAARLMARRGFHAVRLDDIGAEVGISGPGMYRYFSSKEDVLAEMLLDISRRLRDGGRAAVERGGDPDRVLDALLAVHVDFVATEPDLISVQFRDLGSLPAAPRHEVRTLQREYAELWVDALVRLRPELTSTQARAHVHAVFGLLNSSPRLPAMAEADLRAVLTTMASAALRS, encoded by the coding sequence ATGGCGGGGTCCGGCGCCGGCGGCAGCGGGGTGGACGAAGGCGGGGTAACCGGTGCGGCCCCGCTGACCCCGCGCGCCCGTGCCAAGGCGCGGCGGCGGGGCGAGATCCTCGCGGCCGCCGCCCGGCTCATGGCCCGCCGCGGATTCCACGCCGTGCGCCTCGACGACATCGGTGCCGAGGTGGGAATCTCCGGTCCCGGCATGTACCGCTACTTCTCCTCCAAGGAGGACGTGCTCGCCGAGATGCTGCTCGACATCTCCCGGCGGCTGCGCGACGGCGGTCGCGCAGCGGTGGAGCGCGGCGGCGACCCGGACCGGGTGCTCGACGCCCTGCTCGCCGTCCACGTCGACTTCGTGGCCACCGAGCCCGACCTCATCAGCGTCCAGTTCCGCGACCTCGGATCGCTCCCGGCCGCGCCCAGGCACGAGGTGCGGACCCTGCAGCGCGAGTACGCCGAACTGTGGGTCGACGCCCTCGTGCGCCTGCGGCCCGAGTTGACCTCCACGCAGGCGCGCGCGCACGTCCACGCGGTGTTCGGTCTGCTCAACTCGAGCCCGCGCCTGCCGGCGATGGCCGAGGCCGACCTGCGCGCCGTCCTCACCACGATGGCGTCGGCGGCCCTGCGGTCGTGA
- the sucD gene encoding succinate--CoA ligase subunit alpha: MSIFLNKDSKVIVQGITGGEGTKHTARMLAAGTQIVGGVNARKAGTTVSHKDADGNDIELPVFGSVKEAMEATGADTTILFVPPPFTKDAIIEAVDAEIPLAVVITEGAPVLDTASAWNYNLAKGGKTRIIGPNCPGIITPGESLVGITPANIAGKGPVGLVSKSGTLTYQMMYELADYGFSTAIGIGGDPIIGTTHIDCIEAFENDPETKVIVMIGEIGGDAEERAADYIKANVTKPVVGYVAGFTAPEGKTMGHAGAIVSGSAGTAQAKKEALEAAGVKVGKTPSETAQLAKDILDAM, translated from the coding sequence ATGTCGATCTTCCTCAACAAGGACAGCAAGGTCATCGTCCAGGGCATCACCGGCGGCGAGGGCACCAAGCACACCGCGCGCATGCTCGCGGCCGGCACCCAGATCGTCGGCGGCGTCAACGCCCGCAAGGCCGGCACGACCGTGTCCCACAAGGACGCCGACGGCAACGACATCGAGCTGCCCGTCTTCGGTTCCGTGAAGGAGGCCATGGAGGCCACCGGTGCCGACACGACGATCCTGTTCGTGCCGCCGCCGTTCACCAAGGACGCCATCATCGAGGCCGTGGACGCGGAGATCCCGCTCGCCGTGGTCATCACCGAGGGCGCCCCGGTCCTGGACACCGCCAGCGCGTGGAACTACAACCTCGCCAAGGGCGGCAAGACCCGCATCATCGGCCCCAACTGCCCGGGCATCATCACGCCGGGTGAGTCGCTGGTCGGCATCACCCCGGCCAACATCGCCGGCAAGGGCCCGGTCGGTCTCGTGTCCAAGTCGGGCACCCTGACCTACCAGATGATGTACGAGCTGGCCGACTACGGCTTCTCGACCGCCATCGGCATCGGCGGCGACCCTATCATCGGCACCACGCACATCGACTGCATCGAGGCCTTCGAGAACGACCCGGAGACCAAGGTCATCGTGATGATCGGCGAGATCGGCGGCGACGCCGAGGAGCGTGCGGCCGACTACATCAAGGCCAACGTCACCAAGCCGGTCGTCGGCTACGTCGCGGGCTTCACCGCCCCCGAGGGCAAGACGATGGGCCACGCCGGCGCGATCGTGTCCGGCTCGGCCGGCACCGCGCAGGCCAAGAAGGAGGCCCTCGAGGCCGCGGGCGTGAAGGTCGGCAAGACGCCGTCCGAGACCGCTCAGCTTGCCAAGGACATCCTCGACGCCATGTGA
- a CDS encoding DUF6350 family protein: MSPPRVIRPAARRSPAGARSLLWTAAAAALPVIVTVLVLAALTLAGLVFTSDGFDSLFAVVAVEWLVLNRVPLVVDTIELGFLPLLPPVLYAAVLARQTRAVLADVEQPGAREAGAAVAGVTVAGLLLTGLATLLVGSAASDFAVRESSLPSALLWTAAVAIVGAGLGVWLYFRRDLREVVPLWVRGGIHLGAAFVAATWAVATLLVLVGLVAAWEPVATALGIGKDLVGTAALTAISAAYLPNVVIGGASLLVGGEAHLGEASYSVFAVSRGPMPEVPLAAVLPTTTPHWAVQGLLLVTVVLAAALARSVAHWFRTTGDAVKAAWLAAAIVALVIALSPVVAGGELGVLGTVGTGSLIAAGMGLVLFGIIGSATIALSLAGLTRRRERAESELERRRRRAGTMTDDVTAPAGVDADGRPGGYDDARKVDDDEIDHLGADTDHPEDASADLDGAPDADTAVDADPPSGAAAEDPPVAGEPAEEPAEDAAEESGPAERPAGDTEEVAGDAREAPEEPAEEAAEDDSAGLPDENPRPAD; this comes from the coding sequence GTGAGTCCCCCACGCGTCATCCGCCCCGCCGCCCGACGGTCTCCCGCGGGCGCCCGTTCGCTGTTGTGGACGGCGGCGGCCGCGGCGCTGCCCGTCATCGTGACCGTGCTCGTGTTGGCCGCGCTGACCCTGGCGGGGCTGGTGTTCACCTCCGACGGGTTCGACTCGTTGTTCGCGGTCGTCGCCGTGGAGTGGCTGGTGCTCAACCGCGTTCCACTGGTGGTGGACACGATCGAGTTGGGGTTCCTCCCGCTGCTGCCGCCGGTGCTCTACGCGGCGGTGCTGGCCCGGCAGACGCGCGCGGTGCTGGCGGACGTGGAGCAGCCGGGCGCGCGCGAGGCCGGAGCGGCGGTGGCCGGCGTGACGGTGGCGGGTCTGCTGCTCACCGGTCTGGCGACTCTGCTCGTGGGCTCCGCGGCGTCGGACTTCGCGGTGCGGGAGTCGTCCCTGCCGTCGGCGCTGCTGTGGACAGCCGCCGTGGCGATCGTCGGGGCGGGTCTGGGGGTGTGGCTGTACTTCCGGCGTGACCTGCGCGAGGTCGTGCCGCTGTGGGTCCGCGGGGGCATCCACCTCGGGGCGGCGTTCGTCGCCGCGACCTGGGCGGTCGCGACGCTGCTGGTCCTGGTCGGTCTGGTGGCCGCGTGGGAGCCCGTCGCGACGGCGCTCGGGATCGGCAAGGATCTCGTGGGGACGGCCGCGCTCACCGCGATCTCGGCGGCGTACCTGCCCAACGTGGTGATCGGCGGTGCGTCCCTGCTCGTGGGCGGGGAAGCGCATCTGGGCGAGGCCTCGTACAGCGTCTTCGCGGTGTCGCGCGGCCCGATGCCGGAGGTCCCGCTGGCGGCCGTGCTGCCCACCACCACCCCGCACTGGGCGGTGCAGGGGCTGTTGCTGGTGACGGTGGTGCTGGCGGCGGCGTTGGCGCGGTCGGTGGCGCACTGGTTCCGGACGACCGGCGACGCGGTGAAGGCGGCGTGGCTGGCCGCCGCCATCGTGGCGCTGGTGATCGCGCTGAGCCCGGTCGTGGCCGGAGGCGAGCTCGGTGTGCTCGGCACGGTGGGCACGGGGTCGCTCATCGCGGCGGGCATGGGGCTGGTGTTGTTCGGCATCATCGGGTCGGCGACCATCGCCCTGTCCCTGGCGGGTCTGACGCGGCGCCGTGAGCGCGCGGAGAGCGAGCTCGAGCGTCGCCGCCGCCGTGCGGGGACAATGACCGACGACGTAACCGCCCCGGCCGGCGTCGACGCGGACGGTCGCCCAGGCGGGTACGACGACGCCCGGAAGGTCGACGACGACGAGATCGATCATCTCGGAGCCGACACCGATCACCCCGAGGACGCGTCGGCCGACCTCGACGGGGCCCCGGACGCCGACACCGCGGTGGACGCGGACCCGCCATCGGGGGCCGCGGCCGAGGACCCGCCCGTCGCGGGCGAGCCGGCCGAGGAGCCTGCGGAGGACGCGGCCGAGGAGTCGGGCCCCGCGGAACGCCCGGCCGGGGACACCGAGGAGGTCGCCGGGGACGCCCGGGAGGCCCCCGAGGAGCCGGCCGAGGAGGCCGCCGAGGACGATTCGGCCGGTCTGCCTGACGAGAACCCGAGACCGGCCGACTAG
- a CDS encoding indolepyruvate ferredoxin oxidoreductase family protein, with amino-acid sequence MTSLLGPSSGTHDDLPRFGRADAGSFSLSDRYTRESGTIYLTGIQALVRTVRDRARLDRRQNLLTASLVSGYEGSPLAGYDLELARRAEFLDPFDIVHRPALNEEAGATAVMGSQLARRTGTLRATAHTRGAPLQGVVGYWYGKAPGLDRATDALRHANLIGTDPNGGAVVMVGDDPGAKSSTVPCASELALADLYMPTLYPADSQDVLDFGVHAAILSRVSGLWSALKISAHVADASSTALVDPDRILPVYGDLGTSPHVPSGHLLGSNLMELEQNQLTIRLPRALEYARLNRLNRIVQSTADDRIGIVAAGKTYLDVRESLRRLGIGDDELGRQGIRILKLGMIYPLERTILDEFMSGLDEVIVVEEKRDFIETMIRDIQFRKPGVANVVGKAHEDGSTLFSRFGELDVDSVTRGLAQRLGTVHGIASASAWLDGPGRVRTRIALPLAASRTPYFCSGCPHNSSTKVADGTLVGGGIGCHAMVLMMDEQQVGHVTGVTQMGGEGIQWTGMAPFLDERHMVQNVGDGTFMHSGSLALRAAVASGDNITYKLLYNGTVAMTGGQDPVGEMSLPEIVRLLQAEKVAKIVVTTDDVKATRARGLPRGVEVRDRTETLEVQQELAAVPGVTVLVHDQYCAAEKRRHRKRGDYPTPDQRVVINERICEGCGDCGRKSNCLSVHPVDTEFGRKTQIDQSTCNLDFSCLQGDCPAFVTVVPGARTERVATAPSLDAAELPEPERADIDAERGFSLRLTGIGGTGIVTVSAVLATAAVLDGNSARTLDMTGLAQKGGAVVSDVRVSRTPVEQPPKIGAGDCDLYLCCDGLVGADDKHLKVAHPDRTTAVVSTTRIPTGKMVIDTSEHYPATSDIQAAIDRASARGIYLNPGELTEKLFGSTQTANMFMVGAAYQSGALPISAGSIERAVELNGVAVESNLQAFRRGRQAVADPQALSALLDTLHRPATAATSGTHQPSPAAGRVLAGLGAEASDELRAVVTRRVDELVAYQDEAYAADYVRRVEAVRDAESLQDGSLQDGTAAGSASEPLALAVARNLFKLMAFKDEYEVARLAIDPEFAAQLDEDWGEGAVARLQLHPPALRALGMKKKISLGPKAMPAMRALARMKRVRGTPLDVFGYAGVRRVERELLDEYRTLVDELVDDLRRAGPAGRDATWRGTAVALAELPDMVRGYEEVKLANVERYREELARLRAALG; translated from the coding sequence ATGACCTCTCTTCTCGGCCCCTCGAGCGGCACCCACGACGACCTCCCCCGGTTCGGGCGGGCGGACGCCGGATCGTTCTCCCTCTCCGACCGCTACACGCGCGAGAGCGGCACCATCTACCTGACGGGTATCCAGGCGCTCGTCCGGACGGTCCGCGACCGCGCCCGGCTGGACCGGCGCCAGAACCTGCTCACCGCGAGCCTGGTGAGCGGCTACGAGGGATCCCCTCTCGCCGGCTACGACCTCGAGCTGGCCCGGCGTGCGGAGTTCCTCGACCCGTTCGACATCGTGCACCGTCCGGCCCTCAACGAGGAGGCCGGCGCGACGGCGGTGATGGGCTCGCAACTGGCACGCCGCACCGGCACCCTGCGCGCGACCGCCCACACCCGCGGCGCCCCGCTGCAGGGCGTGGTGGGCTACTGGTACGGCAAGGCGCCGGGCCTGGACCGCGCCACCGACGCCTTACGGCACGCCAACCTTATCGGCACCGATCCGAACGGGGGCGCCGTGGTGATGGTGGGCGACGACCCCGGGGCCAAGTCCTCGACCGTGCCGTGCGCGTCGGAGCTCGCTCTCGCCGACCTCTACATGCCCACCCTGTACCCGGCCGATTCGCAGGACGTCCTCGACTTCGGCGTGCACGCGGCGATCCTCTCCCGCGTCTCCGGGCTCTGGTCGGCGCTGAAGATCTCCGCGCACGTGGCGGACGCCTCGTCGACCGCGCTCGTGGACCCCGACCGGATCCTGCCCGTCTACGGCGATCTCGGCACCAGTCCGCACGTGCCCTCCGGGCACCTCCTCGGCTCGAACCTCATGGAGCTCGAGCAGAACCAGCTCACCATCCGCCTCCCCCGCGCCCTGGAGTACGCCCGCCTCAACCGGCTCAACCGGATCGTGCAGTCGACCGCCGACGACCGGATCGGGATCGTCGCGGCCGGCAAGACGTACCTCGACGTGCGGGAGTCGCTTCGCCGTCTCGGGATCGGCGACGACGAGCTGGGCCGACAGGGGATCCGGATCCTCAAGCTGGGGATGATCTACCCGCTCGAACGCACGATCCTCGACGAGTTCATGTCCGGGCTCGACGAGGTGATCGTCGTGGAGGAGAAGCGCGACTTCATCGAGACCATGATCCGTGACATCCAGTTCCGCAAGCCCGGGGTGGCCAACGTCGTCGGCAAGGCCCACGAGGACGGGTCGACGCTGTTCAGCCGCTTCGGCGAACTCGATGTGGACTCGGTGACTCGCGGCCTCGCGCAGCGGCTCGGCACCGTCCACGGGATCGCCTCCGCCAGCGCCTGGCTCGACGGCCCGGGGCGCGTCCGCACCCGCATCGCGCTGCCGCTCGCGGCCTCGCGCACCCCGTACTTCTGTTCGGGATGCCCGCACAACAGCTCGACCAAGGTCGCGGACGGGACTCTCGTCGGCGGCGGGATCGGCTGCCACGCGATGGTGCTCATGATGGACGAGCAGCAGGTCGGCCACGTCACCGGCGTCACCCAGATGGGCGGCGAGGGGATCCAGTGGACGGGGATGGCGCCGTTCCTCGACGAGCGGCACATGGTGCAGAACGTCGGCGATGGCACCTTCATGCACTCCGGGTCACTCGCGCTGCGGGCGGCGGTGGCCTCCGGGGACAACATCACCTACAAGCTGCTCTACAACGGCACGGTCGCCATGACCGGCGGCCAGGACCCGGTCGGCGAGATGAGCCTGCCCGAGATCGTGCGCCTGCTGCAGGCGGAGAAGGTCGCGAAGATCGTCGTCACCACCGACGACGTCAAGGCGACCCGGGCCCGCGGCCTGCCGCGCGGCGTGGAGGTCCGCGACCGCACGGAGACCCTCGAGGTCCAGCAGGAGCTCGCCGCCGTGCCCGGTGTGACGGTGCTGGTCCACGACCAGTACTGCGCCGCGGAGAAGCGCCGCCACCGCAAGCGCGGCGACTACCCCACGCCGGATCAACGCGTGGTGATCAACGAGCGCATCTGCGAGGGGTGCGGCGACTGCGGCAGGAAGTCCAACTGCCTGTCCGTGCACCCGGTCGACACCGAGTTCGGGCGCAAGACGCAGATCGACCAGTCGACGTGCAACCTCGACTTCTCGTGTCTGCAGGGTGACTGTCCCGCCTTCGTGACCGTCGTGCCCGGGGCCCGCACCGAGCGGGTGGCCACCGCGCCGTCCCTGGACGCGGCGGAGCTGCCCGAACCCGAGCGCGCAGACATCGACGCGGAGCGCGGATTCTCGCTGCGGCTGACGGGCATCGGCGGGACCGGGATCGTCACCGTCTCGGCGGTGCTGGCCACCGCGGCCGTGCTCGACGGCAACTCGGCCAGGACCCTCGACATGACCGGCCTCGCGCAGAAGGGCGGCGCGGTCGTCTCCGACGTCCGCGTCTCGCGGACGCCCGTGGAGCAGCCCCCCAAGATCGGCGCGGGAGACTGCGACCTCTACCTGTGTTGCGACGGGCTCGTGGGTGCCGACGACAAGCACCTCAAGGTCGCCCACCCCGATCGCACGACGGCGGTCGTGTCCACCACGCGGATCCCCACCGGGAAGATGGTGATCGACACCTCCGAGCACTACCCCGCCACGTCGGACATCCAGGCCGCCATCGACCGGGCCTCCGCACGCGGCATCTACCTGAACCCGGGCGAGCTCACGGAGAAGCTCTTCGGATCCACGCAGACGGCCAACATGTTCATGGTGGGCGCGGCGTACCAGAGCGGTGCCCTGCCCATCTCGGCCGGGTCGATCGAGCGCGCCGTCGAGCTCAACGGCGTCGCGGTCGAATCGAACCTCCAGGCGTTCCGCCGGGGCCGGCAGGCCGTCGCGGACCCGCAGGCCCTGTCCGCGCTGCTCGACACGCTCCACCGCCCGGCGACCGCGGCCACCTCCGGGACGCACCAGCCCTCCCCCGCGGCCGGGCGGGTGCTCGCCGGACTCGGCGCGGAGGCCTCGGACGAGCTGCGTGCCGTGGTGACCCGGCGGGTCGACGAGCTCGTCGCCTACCAGGACGAGGCGTACGCCGCCGACTACGTCCGGCGGGTGGAGGCGGTGCGCGACGCCGAGTCCCTACAGGACGGGTCACTGCAGGACGGCACCGCGGCCGGTTCGGCGTCCGAGCCGCTCGCCCTGGCGGTGGCGCGGAACCTGTTCAAGCTGATGGCCTTCAAAGACGAGTACGAGGTCGCCCGCCTGGCGATCGATCCGGAATTCGCCGCACAGCTGGACGAGGACTGGGGCGAGGGGGCGGTGGCCAGGCTGCAGCTCCACCCGCCGGCGCTGCGGGCACTGGGGATGAAGAAGAAGATCTCGCTCGGTCCGAAGGCCATGCCGGCGATGCGGGCACTGGCCCGGATGAAGCGCGTGCGCGGCACCCCGCTGGACGTCTTCGGCTACGCGGGCGTCCGCCGGGTCGAGCGGGAGCTGCTGGACGAGTACCGCACCCTGGTCGACGAGCTCGTGGACGACCTGCGGCGAGCCGGCCCCGCGGGCCGGGACGCGACCTGGCGCGGCACCGCGGTGGCGCTGGCCGAGCTACCGGACATGGTCCGCGGCTACGAGGAGGTCAAACTGGCGAACGTCGAGCGCTACCGCGAGGAGCTGGCCCGCCTCCGGGCCGCCCTGGGCTGA
- the purH gene encoding bifunctional phosphoribosylaminoimidazolecarboxamide formyltransferase/IMP cyclohydrolase — protein MTDSRRPVRRALISVYDKTGLEELARGLADAGVEIVSTGSTAQRISDAGIAVTPVDALTGFPECLEGRVKTLHPRVHAGILADTRKPEHLEQIADLDVQPFELVVVNLYPFTDTVASGADYDACVEQIDIGGPSMVRAAAKNHPSVAVLVEPAEYGDALEAVAAGGFTLDQRRRLAAAAFRHTGAYDVAVATWMTEQTSAGDEGYPVWQGQSLDLVATLRYGENPHQSAALYTDAAAAPGLAQARQLHGKEMSYNNYVDGDAAWRSAFDHAEPCVAIIKHANPCGIAIDADIAAAHRAAHECDPVSAFGGVIAANREVTVEMAEQVAEIFTEVIIAPSYADGAVEILQRKKNIRILEAQPPAGEEVERKQISGGVLVQQRDALDADGDVVAGWTKACGDDADEQTLRDLLFAWRACRAVKSNAILLAHSGATVGVGMGQVNRVDSARLAVQRAGERVTGAVAASDAFFPFADGLEVLAEAGVRAVVQPGGSVRDAEVIEAAEKAGITMYFTGARHFFH, from the coding sequence GTGACCGACTCCCGCAGGCCCGTCCGCCGTGCCCTCATCAGCGTCTACGACAAGACCGGGCTGGAAGAACTCGCCCGGGGGCTCGCCGACGCCGGGGTCGAGATCGTCTCCACCGGCTCGACCGCCCAGCGCATCTCCGACGCCGGGATCGCCGTGACGCCCGTCGACGCGCTGACCGGGTTCCCGGAATGCCTCGAGGGTCGGGTCAAAACCCTGCACCCGCGGGTCCACGCCGGCATCCTGGCCGACACCCGCAAGCCCGAGCACCTGGAGCAGATCGCCGACCTCGACGTGCAGCCGTTCGAGCTCGTCGTCGTCAATCTCTATCCCTTCACCGACACCGTCGCCTCCGGCGCCGACTACGACGCCTGCGTCGAGCAGATCGACATCGGCGGCCCCTCCATGGTCCGCGCGGCGGCCAAGAACCATCCCTCCGTCGCGGTCCTGGTGGAACCGGCCGAATACGGCGACGCGCTGGAGGCCGTCGCCGCGGGTGGGTTCACCCTCGACCAGCGCCGCCGCCTCGCCGCCGCCGCCTTCCGCCACACCGGCGCCTACGACGTCGCCGTGGCCACGTGGATGACCGAACAGACGTCCGCCGGCGACGAGGGCTACCCGGTCTGGCAGGGCCAGAGCCTCGACCTCGTGGCCACGCTGCGCTACGGCGAGAACCCGCACCAGAGCGCCGCCCTCTACACCGACGCCGCGGCCGCGCCCGGGCTCGCCCAGGCCCGGCAGCTGCACGGCAAGGAGATGAGCTACAACAACTACGTCGACGGTGACGCCGCCTGGCGCTCGGCCTTCGACCACGCCGAGCCGTGCGTCGCGATCATCAAGCACGCCAACCCGTGCGGCATCGCGATCGACGCCGACATCGCCGCCGCCCATCGCGCCGCCCACGAGTGCGACCCCGTCAGCGCGTTCGGCGGCGTCATCGCGGCGAACCGCGAGGTCACCGTCGAGATGGCCGAGCAGGTCGCCGAGATCTTCACCGAGGTCATCATCGCCCCGTCCTACGCCGACGGCGCCGTGGAGATCCTCCAGCGCAAGAAGAACATCCGCATCCTCGAAGCGCAGCCGCCCGCCGGTGAGGAGGTCGAGCGCAAGCAGATCTCCGGCGGCGTACTCGTGCAGCAGCGCGACGCCCTCGATGCCGACGGCGACGTCGTGGCCGGCTGGACCAAGGCCTGCGGCGACGACGCCGACGAGCAGACCCTCCGCGACCTGCTGTTCGCGTGGCGCGCCTGCCGCGCGGTCAAGTCCAACGCCATCCTGCTCGCCCACTCCGGCGCCACCGTCGGCGTGGGGATGGGGCAGGTCAACCGCGTCGACTCGGCCCGGCTCGCCGTGCAGCGGGCGGGGGAGCGGGTCACCGGGGCGGTCGCCGCCTCCGACGCCTTCTTCCCCTTCGCCGACGGTCTCGAGGTGCTCGCCGAGGCCGGTGTCCGCGCGGTGGTCCAGCCCGGCGGCTCCGTGCGCGACGCCGAGGTGATCGAGGCGGCCGAGAAGGCCGGCATCACCATGTACTTCACCGGTGCCCGGCACTTCTTCCACTGA
- the purN gene encoding phosphoribosylglycinamide formyltransferase, producing MADTESSGDGSCGIVLLASGSGTLAQSVLDAAAAGDCPYRVVALVSDRDCEAVARADRVGIPTAVIRPGDHPDRAAWDLALVEAVALFAPDWVVSAGFMRILGAEFLGRFADRVVNTHPALLPSFPGAHAVRDALAYGVRVTGCTVHLVDAGVDTGPVIAQRAVEILPDDTEPTLHERIKVVERELLVDVLAAAARGRLHIEGRKVHLK from the coding sequence GTGGCGGATACCGAGTCCTCCGGCGACGGGTCCTGCGGGATCGTGCTGCTGGCCTCCGGCTCCGGCACCCTCGCCCAGAGCGTCCTCGACGCCGCGGCGGCAGGCGACTGCCCGTACCGCGTCGTCGCGCTGGTCTCCGACCGCGACTGCGAGGCCGTGGCCCGCGCCGACCGCGTCGGCATACCCACCGCCGTCATCCGTCCCGGTGACCATCCCGATCGCGCCGCCTGGGACCTCGCCCTCGTCGAGGCCGTGGCACTGTTCGCGCCCGACTGGGTCGTGTCGGCCGGGTTCATGCGCATCCTCGGCGCGGAGTTCCTGGGTCGCTTCGCCGACCGCGTCGTCAACACCCACCCCGCGCTGCTGCCGTCGTTCCCGGGCGCGCACGCCGTCCGCGACGCGCTCGCCTACGGGGTGCGGGTCACCGGCTGCACGGTCCACCTGGTCGACGCCGGGGTCGACACCGGCCCGGTGATCGCCCAGCGCGCCGTCGAGATCCTCCCCGACGACACCGAGCCCACCCTCCACGAACGCATCAAGGTCGTCGAGCGCGAACTGCTCGTCGACGTCCTCGCGGCCGCCGCCCGCGGCCGACTCCACATCGAAGGTCGAAAGGTGCACCTGAAGTGA